In one Dehalogenimonas formicexedens genomic region, the following are encoded:
- the dapA gene encoding 4-hydroxy-tetrahydrodipicolinate synthase produces MKELGRLITAMVTPFKEDGSIDFIQTRKLAKALVASGSDGIVVAGTTGESPTVTWEEEHALFMAVREAVGENAKVIAGTGSNSTAEAIENTIKAEKLGVDAALLVVPYYNKPTQEGLYRHFKAVADSTTLPIILYNVPSRTITSMSAETTIRLSKIQNIVGTKEASGNLGEIARIIDGTQSDRPDFTVWSGNDSDTLPMMAIGAHGVISVASHLVGLQIKRMMESFVAGNLAEAAALHRHLTPIFNNLFVVANPIPIKYALNYIGFKVGQPRLPLTDPDERTAAFIRDTLKGYHIDLPLA; encoded by the coding sequence ATGAAAGAACTGGGACGATTGATCACCGCCATGGTAACGCCGTTCAAGGAAGACGGCTCAATTGATTTTATCCAGACGAGAAAGCTGGCCAAAGCCCTGGTTGCTTCCGGCAGCGACGGTATTGTGGTCGCCGGCACGACAGGCGAATCTCCTACTGTCACCTGGGAAGAGGAGCATGCCCTGTTCATGGCCGTCAGGGAAGCCGTGGGTGAAAACGCCAAGGTTATCGCCGGCACCGGTTCCAACTCCACTGCCGAAGCCATCGAAAACACCATTAAAGCCGAGAAACTCGGCGTCGATGCCGCTCTCCTGGTGGTGCCCTACTACAATAAACCTACGCAGGAGGGCCTGTACCGCCATTTCAAGGCGGTTGCAGATTCGACCACCCTTCCCATAATCCTGTACAACGTTCCGTCCCGTACCATCACTTCGATGTCGGCCGAGACAACGATCCGATTGTCGAAGATCCAGAATATCGTCGGAACCAAGGAAGCCTCCGGCAATCTCGGCGAGATCGCCCGGATCATCGACGGAACCCAGTCAGACCGCCCGGATTTCACCGTCTGGAGCGGCAATGACTCGGACACCCTGCCGATGATGGCCATAGGCGCCCACGGCGTTATTTCAGTCGCTTCTCACCTCGTCGGCCTCCAAATAAAGAGGATGATGGAAAGCTTCGTTGCCGGCAATCTGGCTGAAGCCGCGGCACTGCACCGCCACCTGACGCCTATTTTCAATAATCTGTTCGTGGTGGCTAACCCGATCCCGATCAAGTACGCGTTGAATTACATCGGTTTCAAAGTCGGCCAACCGCGTTTGCCGTTGACCGACCCGGACGAAAGGACGGCGGCATTTATTCGCGATACCCTCAAGGGCTATCACATCGATTTACCCCTTGCCTGA
- a CDS encoding GNAT family N-acetyltransferase, with protein sequence MLPDKLGDLVPLTQALVKPASLTCARAFADDETTHFLIPDASKRDNLRFSFEYYLNLTLVTGQGTYVTSPRCEGVAIWFESPHKESLIDHLRAGFPLLPLRAGWGYLLRESRLDLHFSRLRRELAPTRHVYLGVLAVDPACQGQGFASKLLRPMLEYLDRNKMPAYLETQNLRNVGMYRGWGFDLIKEEALPDTGLKLFLMLRQPKSANVS encoded by the coding sequence ATGTTACCTGATAAGCTTGGAGATCTCGTACCGCTGACGCAGGCGCTGGTAAAACCCGCGTCGTTGACCTGCGCCCGAGCTTTTGCCGACGATGAGACGACGCATTTCCTGATACCCGATGCCTCTAAGCGGGATAACCTGCGATTCTCGTTCGAGTATTACCTCAATTTGACGCTCGTTACCGGCCAGGGAACCTACGTGACATCGCCCAGATGCGAAGGCGTGGCGATATGGTTCGAATCGCCACACAAAGAATCGCTGATTGATCACCTCCGCGCAGGCTTCCCGCTGTTGCCCCTGAGGGCAGGCTGGGGTTATCTGCTCAGGGAATCCCGCCTCGACCTCCATTTCTCCCGACTGCGTCGGGAACTGGCGCCAACGCGGCACGTGTATCTGGGAGTCCTGGCTGTCGACCCGGCCTGCCAGGGACAGGGATTTGCCTCAAAACTGTTGCGGCCGATGCTGGAATACCTTGACCGAAATAAAATGCCGGCTTACCTCGAGACCCAAAACCTGAGGAACGTGGGGATGTACCGTGGGTGGGGATTTGACCTCATAAAAGAGGAAGCGCTGCCGGACACAGGCCTGAAACTATTCTTGATGCTCAGGCAGCCAAAATCAGCGAACGTCTCTTAA
- the acs gene encoding acetate--CoA ligase, which translates to MTQAADSRVAHLPTTQYFCPSGDYDEMWRRADQDPEGFWGEQAMDLDWFKRWDKVLDWKVPYARWFVGGKLNLSYQCLDRHMKTEVKNKVAFHWEGELGDTQVLTYAELYRLTNNYAAALKRLGVKRGDRVALYLPMIPALPIFMLACARIGAIFTVVFSAFSGQALADRVEDVEAKIIVTSSGMHRRGKILPLKDNAVEAAKKCPCVEKIVVVKHTGHNVEMDPARDVWLNDLLAGCDEYVEPEHMDSNDPLFVLYTSGSTGKPKGILHGTGGYSLWIAKTMQWAFNTDKKTVWWCTADIGWITGHSYVVFAPLELGLTSVMYEGAPDYPTLDRWWQIIAKYGVTILYTSPTAIRMFMRHGEEWPAKHDLSSLRILGSVGEPINPEAWLWYYRNIGHERIGISDTWWQTETGGFMISPTPGIQPHFLKPGSATKPMPGIVPAVLDAEGKELPNGETGFIVIKKPWPGMLLDIYHNPELYQKTYWSRFPGYYLPGDYCMKDQDNFLWLLGRADEVIKVAGHRISTAELESAIVGHSAVAEAAATSRPDEIKGEAIIMFVTLRKGTPPSVEIKNELTRHLRATIGTLATPEEIFFVNLLPKTRSGKIMRRLLKAVATGATIGDTSTLDDGASVDEAKAAFAELSAGSHHYKSGERNPETKPMP; encoded by the coding sequence ATGACACAAGCAGCCGATTCCCGCGTCGCTCACTTGCCTACTACTCAGTACTTTTGCCCGTCGGGTGACTACGACGAAATGTGGCGCCGCGCCGATCAGGACCCGGAAGGCTTCTGGGGCGAGCAGGCGATGGACCTCGATTGGTTCAAGCGCTGGGACAAGGTGCTCGACTGGAAAGTCCCGTATGCCCGCTGGTTTGTCGGCGGCAAGCTGAATTTGTCGTATCAGTGCCTCGACCGCCACATGAAAACAGAGGTCAAAAACAAAGTCGCCTTCCATTGGGAAGGAGAACTTGGCGATACCCAGGTTTTGACCTACGCCGAACTTTACCGCCTTACTAACAACTACGCCGCGGCTTTAAAGAGACTCGGCGTCAAGCGCGGAGACCGGGTTGCCCTTTACCTGCCTATGATTCCAGCCCTCCCGATTTTTATGCTGGCCTGTGCCCGGATCGGCGCTATTTTCACCGTGGTCTTCTCCGCCTTCTCCGGTCAGGCGCTGGCTGACCGCGTTGAAGACGTGGAAGCCAAAATTATCGTGACCTCCTCCGGCATGCATCGGCGCGGCAAAATTCTGCCCCTTAAGGATAACGCCGTCGAAGCTGCCAAAAAATGTCCCTGCGTGGAGAAGATAGTAGTCGTCAAGCATACGGGACATAACGTCGAAATGGACCCCGCACGAGATGTGTGGCTAAACGATCTCCTGGCCGGGTGCGATGAGTACGTTGAGCCGGAGCATATGGACTCAAACGATCCGCTGTTTGTCCTTTACACATCCGGCAGCACCGGCAAGCCCAAGGGCATTCTTCACGGCACCGGCGGCTACTCTTTATGGATCGCCAAGACGATGCAATGGGCGTTCAATACCGATAAGAAAACCGTGTGGTGGTGCACCGCCGACATCGGCTGGATCACCGGGCATAGCTACGTTGTCTTTGCCCCTCTTGAACTTGGCCTGACCTCAGTTATGTATGAGGGCGCGCCTGACTACCCAACCCTCGACCGCTGGTGGCAAATTATCGCCAAATACGGCGTAACTATTCTGTATACTTCACCCACGGCTATCAGGATGTTCATGCGCCATGGCGAAGAATGGCCGGCCAAACACGACCTTTCCAGCCTCAGGATCCTCGGTTCGGTCGGCGAGCCGATCAATCCCGAGGCCTGGCTGTGGTATTACCGCAATATCGGTCACGAGCGCATCGGCATTTCGGATACCTGGTGGCAGACCGAGACCGGCGGCTTCATGATCTCCCCAACCCCCGGCATCCAGCCCCATTTCCTGAAACCCGGTTCGGCCACCAAGCCCATGCCCGGTATCGTTCCGGCTGTTCTCGATGCCGAGGGCAAGGAACTACCTAACGGCGAGACCGGCTTCATCGTGATCAAGAAACCATGGCCGGGGATGCTCCTGGACATCTACCATAACCCGGAACTCTACCAGAAGACCTACTGGTCGCGCTTCCCCGGTTACTATCTGCCGGGTGACTATTGCATGAAGGACCAGGACAACTTCCTTTGGCTCCTCGGCCGCGCCGACGAGGTCATCAAGGTTGCGGGACACCGCATCTCCACCGCCGAACTGGAAAGCGCCATCGTCGGCCATTCCGCGGTCGCCGAAGCCGCCGCGACCTCACGGCCCGATGAGATCAAGGGCGAGGCGATCATTATGTTCGTGACCCTGCGCAAGGGCACGCCGCCGTCGGTCGAGATCAAGAACGAACTGACCCGGCACCTCAGGGCGACCATCGGTACCCTGGCCACCCCTGAAGAGATTTTCTTCGTCAACCTGCTGCCCAAAACCCGCAGCGGCAAAATCATGCGCCGCCTGCTCAAGGCTGTGGCGACGGGCGCCACCATCGGTGACACTTCCACCCTCGATGACGGCGCCTCGGTGGATGAGGCCAAGGCTGCCTTTGCCGAATTAAGCGCTGGGTCCCACCACTACAAATCGGGCGAGCGGAACCCCGAAACCAAGCCGATGCCATAA
- a CDS encoding sugar phosphate nucleotidyltransferase → MKALILVGGLGTRLRPLTINTPKAMMPVLNKPFMAHVVDHLMGHGVDEVIFTRGHLAGQMERYFGENYRSCKVTFIDEEKPLGTAGGIKNCERFLDSTFFALNGDVFSTIDLSAMLAQHRSNNAVATIALTPVENPSAFGLVETEKDNQIRRFIEKPRAEEITTDLINAGCYILEPEIFGYIEPGKNTSIERETFQFLLTDHRPFYAFVDRNSYWIDMGNCEKYFQFNMDMLNGRCQCPLTPPAGTSIGDGTFVDPSAVFAGNVMVGRGCSIGPGVRIEGPVIIGDRCAVGNNTVLRNSIVWENVEFSPDDVVTGSIIAGRSRLGGQNRISDSTLADGVYTPSDYSLSGSQIWPGTALSN, encoded by the coding sequence ATGAAAGCGCTCATTTTAGTTGGCGGCCTGGGCACCCGATTGAGACCCCTGACTATCAACACCCCCAAGGCCATGATGCCGGTGCTCAATAAACCTTTCATGGCTCACGTCGTGGATCATCTTATGGGGCACGGCGTCGATGAGGTTATTTTTACCCGGGGGCATCTTGCCGGGCAGATGGAAAGATATTTCGGAGAAAATTACCGCAGCTGTAAGGTGACTTTTATTGACGAGGAAAAGCCGCTCGGCACCGCCGGGGGCATCAAGAATTGTGAACGTTTTCTGGACAGCACTTTTTTTGCTTTGAACGGCGACGTCTTTTCCACCATAGATTTATCGGCGATGCTGGCTCAGCATCGCTCCAATAACGCCGTGGCGACTATCGCCTTGACGCCGGTTGAAAATCCTTCGGCATTCGGCCTGGTAGAGACTGAAAAGGACAACCAGATCAGGCGTTTCATTGAAAAGCCCAGGGCCGAAGAGATAACCACCGATTTGATCAACGCAGGATGTTACATCCTGGAGCCTGAGATATTCGGGTATATCGAACCGGGCAAAAATACCAGCATCGAGCGGGAGACTTTTCAGTTCCTGTTAACAGATCACCGCCCGTTTTACGCCTTTGTTGACCGCAATTCCTATTGGATAGATATGGGCAATTGCGAAAAATACTTTCAATTCAACATGGATATGCTGAACGGCCGTTGCCAATGTCCGCTTACCCCGCCGGCCGGCACCAGTATAGGGGACGGGACTTTCGTGGATCCTTCAGCCGTGTTTGCCGGTAATGTGATGGTAGGCCGCGGTTGCAGTATTGGCCCAGGCGTCAGGATCGAAGGGCCGGTAATTATTGGCGATCGATGCGCCGTTGGGAACAACACGGTGCTGCGGAATTCCATTGTCTGGGAGAATGTTGAGTTCAGCCCAGATGACGTTGTGACCGGATCTATTATCGCCGGTCGCAGCCGGCTCGGTGGGCAGAATCGAATTTCAGACTCAACCCTGGCTGATGGCGTTTACACCCCTTCCGATTATTCCCTGTCCGGGTCTCAAATTTGGCCCGGAACGGCGCTCAGTAATTAA
- a CDS encoding XTP/dITP diphosphatase: MEAELLLATNNKGKLNEYRELLAGCGFRLVTPSDKGIVTEVAETGNSFADNAALKARALAKASGLLTLADDSGLEVDALGGEPGVRSARYAGDNATDTGRIDLLLRRLETVPVGKRTARFRCVIAIATPTGQVKFAEGKIEGLISLAPQGRHGFGYDPVFFLQELGKTMAEIAPKEKNHISHRALAAADACLILKDLK, encoded by the coding sequence ATGGAAGCTGAATTACTCCTGGCGACCAATAACAAGGGCAAATTAAATGAATACCGGGAACTCCTGGCGGGCTGCGGTTTCCGCCTGGTGACCCCGTCAGACAAAGGCATTGTCACCGAAGTCGCCGAGACAGGCAACTCCTTCGCTGATAACGCCGCGTTAAAAGCCCGCGCCCTGGCCAAGGCATCCGGTCTATTGACCCTGGCTGACGATTCCGGCCTCGAGGTCGATGCCCTTGGCGGTGAGCCCGGTGTCCGTTCAGCCCGTTACGCGGGAGACAATGCCACTGATACCGGAAGAATCGACCTGCTTCTTCGGCGGCTGGAAACAGTACCGGTCGGCAAGCGGACAGCCCGTTTCCGCTGTGTCATCGCCATTGCAACTCCAACCGGTCAGGTTAAATTTGCCGAAGGCAAGATTGAGGGTTTGATCTCTTTAGCCCCTCAGGGAAGACACGGGTTTGGGTACGACCCGGTATTTTTTTTACAGGAACTCGGCAAAACGATGGCAGAAATTGCGCCGAAAGAAAAAAATCACATCAGCCACCGGGCTTTGGCCGCGGCTGATGCTTGCCTCATTTTGAAGGATCTAAAGTAG
- the fbp gene encoding fructose-1,6-bisphosphate aldolase/phosphatase, which translates to MKLTLSVIKADIGGYVGHSDSHPECLCEADNKLAKAKESGLLIDYHVTKCGDDLQLIMTHQKGENSPDVHEMAWDTFVACTNVAKRLKLYGAGQDLLTDAFSGNIKGMGPGAAEMEFEERTSEPVVIFMADKTSSGAWNMPLYKMFADPFNTIGLVIAENMHQGFNFEVHDVKESKKITFSTPEEIYDLLVFIGAPNRYPVKAVYTKSGEIAASSSTQKLAFLAGRYVGKDDPVCIVRCQGAFPAVGEVLEPFAQPYLVEGWMRGSHWGPIMPVGVADSLPTRFDGPPRVIAQGFQLSQGRLVGPRDFFADVSYDKAREKANEMAYMMRKHGPFEPHRLPLDEMEYTTMPQVSRKLESRFKPI; encoded by the coding sequence ATGAAGCTTACCCTTAGCGTCATCAAGGCGGACATCGGCGGGTATGTCGGTCATTCCGATTCGCATCCCGAGTGCCTTTGCGAGGCCGACAATAAGCTCGCCAAGGCCAAGGAAAGCGGCCTGCTGATCGATTACCATGTCACCAAGTGCGGCGACGACCTGCAACTTATCATGACCCATCAGAAGGGCGAGAACAGTCCCGACGTTCATGAAATGGCGTGGGATACGTTCGTCGCTTGCACCAACGTGGCCAAGAGACTGAAACTTTACGGTGCCGGGCAGGACCTCCTGACCGATGCCTTCTCCGGAAACATCAAGGGCATGGGTCCGGGGGCCGCGGAGATGGAATTCGAGGAGCGAACCTCTGAACCGGTGGTCATCTTCATGGCTGACAAAACCTCCTCCGGCGCGTGGAATATGCCTCTATACAAAATGTTCGCCGATCCGTTCAATACCATCGGCCTCGTAATCGCCGAGAACATGCACCAGGGTTTCAATTTCGAAGTCCATGACGTTAAAGAAAGCAAGAAGATCACCTTTTCAACTCCTGAGGAAATCTACGACCTGCTGGTCTTCATCGGCGCACCCAACCGCTACCCCGTTAAAGCGGTCTACACCAAGTCCGGCGAAATCGCGGCTTCATCATCCACCCAGAAACTGGCTTTCCTTGCCGGCCGCTACGTCGGCAAAGATGATCCGGTCTGCATCGTCCGCTGTCAGGGAGCCTTTCCCGCCGTCGGCGAGGTCCTGGAACCCTTTGCCCAGCCGTACCTGGTAGAAGGCTGGATGAGGGGCTCTCACTGGGGACCGATTATGCCCGTGGGCGTAGCCGACAGCCTCCCCACCCGGTTCGACGGCCCGCCCCGGGTCATCGCCCAGGGCTTCCAGTTGTCCCAGGGACGTCTGGTGGGTCCCCGCGATTTCTTCGCCGATGTCTCCTATGACAAAGCCCGCGAAAAGGCGAACGAAATGGCATATATGATGCGCAAGCATGGTCCATTCGAACCCCACCGCCTGCCGCTGGATGAGATGGAGTACACCACCATGCCGCAGGTCTCACGCAAACTGGAATCCCGTTTCAAACCAATCTAG
- a CDS encoding cob(I)yrinic acid a,c-diamide adenosyltransferase: MTHTEEHADAFRLEKGLVSVFTGHGKGKTSAAIGIAVRGAGWGARVFMLGMMKGGDYAGEHGEYFILKNLPNVTVRYVGDRSWLRASPSKSAYRAAAKEELAAAKNAMVSGDYDIVIIDEINQATAKGLVDVADVLDLINNRPEHVELILTGRDAAPEVVQAADLVSEILMIKHPFTEGIRARKGIDY, encoded by the coding sequence TTGACCCACACCGAAGAACACGCCGATGCCTTCAGGCTGGAAAAAGGACTGGTTTCCGTTTTTACCGGACACGGCAAAGGCAAGACCTCCGCGGCCATCGGAATTGCCGTCAGGGGGGCCGGGTGGGGCGCCCGGGTGTTTATGCTGGGGATGATGAAAGGCGGAGACTACGCCGGGGAACACGGCGAATATTTTATTCTGAAGAACCTGCCCAATGTCACCGTCCGATATGTCGGCGATCGCAGTTGGTTGAGAGCAAGCCCATCGAAATCGGCCTATCGCGCCGCGGCCAAAGAAGAACTGGCTGCAGCGAAAAACGCTATGGTTTCCGGCGACTACGACATTGTCATTATTGACGAGATCAATCAGGCGACAGCTAAGGGTCTGGTGGATGTGGCCGACGTGCTTGACCTGATAAATAACCGGCCGGAGCACGTTGAACTCATTCTCACCGGACGGGACGCCGCCCCAGAGGTGGTGCAAGCCGCTGACCTTGTTTCCGAGATTTTGATGATCAAACATCCTTTTACCGAAGGCATCCGCGCCCGCAAGGGCATAGACTATTAA
- a CDS encoding fumarylacetoacetate hydrolase family protein produces the protein MKIARFSTPDGSESYGVIDGKNILGINGTPYKSLDYSGAVYPLHSVKLLAPCAPSKIVCLGVNYHGHAREMGHTLPTAPLIFLKPSTTVIGPEEGIIYPPMSQRVDYEAELAVVIKKSGWRISRENALSHVLGYTCFNDITARDLQKIDGQWTRAKGFDSFASIGPWIETEADPGNLIVETYLNDERKQQGNTSDLIYPVDYLIHFISHVMTLLPGDVIATGTPSGIGPMQVGDTVEIRISGIGSLKNRVIRRD, from the coding sequence ATGAAAATTGCTCGTTTTTCTACGCCCGATGGGTCGGAATCCTATGGTGTCATTGATGGTAAAAATATTCTTGGGATAAATGGCACGCCGTACAAAAGCCTTGATTATTCCGGCGCGGTATATCCGTTACATTCGGTGAAATTGCTGGCGCCATGCGCACCTTCAAAGATTGTCTGCCTGGGAGTTAATTATCACGGCCATGCCAGAGAGATGGGGCACACGCTGCCTACCGCGCCGTTGATTTTCCTCAAACCATCAACGACGGTAATAGGTCCGGAGGAGGGTATCATTTATCCTCCGATGTCGCAGCGAGTCGACTATGAGGCGGAACTGGCGGTGGTCATCAAGAAATCCGGTTGGCGAATCAGCCGGGAAAACGCCCTTAGCCACGTGCTGGGCTATACCTGCTTTAACGATATCACCGCCCGTGATCTTCAAAAGATCGATGGACAATGGACGCGGGCTAAGGGCTTTGATTCATTTGCCTCGATAGGGCCATGGATTGAAACTGAAGCGGACCCGGGTAATCTGATTGTCGAGACCTATCTGAACGATGAACGTAAACAGCAGGGTAACACTTCAGATCTAATCTATCCCGTGGATTATCTAATTCATTTTATTTCGCATGTGATGACCTTGTTGCCGGGGGATGTGATCGCCACCGGAACCCCTTCAGGGATAGGACCGATGCAGGTGGGAGACACGGTAGAAATCAGGATTTCAGGAATCGGGTCCCTCAAAAACCGGGTGATTCGGCGAGACTAA
- the efp gene encoding elongation factor P — MEVSEVSKNKKLLIDGVPFNVEGVDFVKPGKGRAIYHLKLRNLINGTLSEPTYHSGDKFDEATITVRDMQYLYEEHGHYTFMDAESYEQHVMGEENVGDKKLYLKDSLGVQVMMWEDRPIDLILPKAVELKVIETESALKGATVTAQQKMAKLETGMSIGVPAFVKEGDVIRISTITGSYVERVGG; from the coding sequence GTGGAAGTCTCTGAGGTTTCAAAGAACAAAAAACTGCTCATCGACGGTGTCCCATTCAACGTTGAAGGCGTCGATTTCGTTAAACCCGGTAAAGGCCGGGCCATTTACCATCTCAAATTGCGCAATTTGATCAACGGGACATTATCCGAGCCGACTTACCATTCCGGCGACAAGTTTGATGAAGCCACGATCACCGTCAGAGATATGCAATACCTCTACGAGGAGCATGGCCATTACACCTTCATGGATGCCGAGAGCTACGAACAGCACGTCATGGGCGAAGAAAATGTCGGCGACAAAAAGCTTTACCTTAAAGACAGCCTCGGTGTCCAGGTGATGATGTGGGAAGACCGCCCTATCGACCTCATCCTGCCCAAAGCTGTCGAACTTAAGGTAATAGAGACCGAATCCGCCCTCAAAGGCGCCACGGTTACGGCACAGCAGAAAATGGCAAAGCTTGAAACCGGTATGTCCATAGGCGTTCCCGCCTTCGTCAAGGAAGGCGATGTTATCCGGATCAGCACCATTACCGGATCATACGTCGAGCGTGTCGGCGGCTAG
- a CDS encoding amino acid--tRNA ligase-related protein encodes MDLGVLSGKKGNLKRRAEILNLTRRFFIERGYLEVETPSLAPCPIPEAFIEPITSECGCLLPSPELYMKPLLSAGYGDIFQICHAFRRGEKGARHREEFTLLEYYRIGRTYLDLAIETESLIINLAECLIGSAKIQYQGKEIDLTPPWPRVTVSDSFMSTCGWDPVNVHDDEKFDFELATRVAAMSNERPLILYDFPSRMASLARLKPSDSKLAERTEIFIGGLELANIFSELTDPEEQRRRFENELDVARSRRKDAKMPEDFLESLAKLPEAAGGALGMDRLVMLLCDAGTIDEVTAFPV; translated from the coding sequence GTGGACCTGGGTGTTCTTTCAGGTAAAAAAGGAAATCTGAAACGCCGGGCTGAGATCTTGAATCTCACCCGGCGTTTTTTCATCGAACGGGGTTATCTTGAAGTTGAAACGCCTTCATTAGCGCCCTGTCCGATCCCTGAAGCCTTCATCGAACCCATTACCAGCGAATGTGGCTGCCTCCTCCCTTCCCCCGAACTCTATATGAAACCCCTGCTGTCAGCCGGTTATGGCGACATTTTTCAAATATGCCACGCCTTTCGCAGGGGAGAAAAAGGTGCCCGGCACCGTGAAGAGTTCACACTTCTCGAATATTACCGGATCGGTAGAACCTATCTCGATCTCGCAATCGAAACGGAATCGTTAATCATTAATTTGGCAGAATGTCTTATCGGGTCAGCCAAGATCCAGTACCAGGGTAAGGAGATCGACCTGACGCCGCCGTGGCCCCGTGTTACCGTCAGTGATTCTTTTATGTCCACCTGTGGCTGGGATCCTGTGAACGTCCACGACGACGAAAAATTCGACTTCGAACTGGCGACCAGGGTCGCCGCCATGTCGAATGAGCGCCCCCTGATCCTTTACGATTTTCCATCCAGGATGGCTTCATTGGCCCGCCTTAAACCAAGCGACTCGAAATTAGCGGAAAGAACCGAGATATTCATCGGCGGGCTGGAACTTGCGAATATTTTTTCGGAATTAACCGATCCCGAAGAACAGCGCCGGCGGTTCGAAAATGAACTTGATGTCGCCCGTTCGCGGAGAAAAGACGCCAAAATGCCCGAGGATTTCCTTGAATCTCTAGCAAAACTTCCGGAAGCGGCGGGTGGGGCGTTGGGGATGGACCGATTGGTGATGCTGTTGTGTGATGCCGGTACGATAGATGAAGTCACCGCATTCCCGGTTTAG
- a CDS encoding carbon-nitrogen hydrolase family protein, with translation MRIAVYQIADAGDPDLNIAKAYDKIINTDADFFALPEFFTIPGGDNRRPYTLQSSLELTALPALEMFKKASTIFHGYIIGGSIVEREGDCYYNTCYVFKGGEQVAKYRKINLTHEEVALNLCRGNEPVKFETSFGTVGLMICADCISWDVVDAACAGSRLVFLPVSLTDPNHPPFTGHPVSDIIAKKYGSTVIKITRVGTFGGKILSSRSAITNPSGTIWEAPDAQEYFEVVEVP, from the coding sequence ATGAGGATTGCCGTCTACCAAATCGCCGATGCCGGTGATCCCGATCTCAACATCGCCAAGGCTTACGATAAAATAATCAACACCGACGCCGATTTTTTTGCTTTGCCCGAGTTTTTCACTATCCCCGGGGGCGATAACCGGCGGCCTTATACGCTCCAGAGCAGCCTTGAGCTTACGGCTTTGCCCGCATTGGAGATGTTCAAAAAAGCAAGCACGATTTTCCACGGCTATATCATCGGCGGCAGCATCGTGGAGCGCGAAGGCGATTGTTATTACAACACCTGCTACGTTTTCAAGGGCGGCGAACAGGTCGCCAAATACCGCAAGATCAACCTGACCCACGAAGAGGTAGCCTTAAACCTTTGCCGGGGCAATGAACCGGTGAAATTCGAAACATCGTTCGGCACAGTGGGGCTGATGATCTGCGCCGACTGTATCTCATGGGACGTGGTTGACGCCGCCTGCGCCGGTTCGAGATTGGTGTTCTTACCGGTGTCGTTAACCGATCCTAATCACCCCCCTTTTACAGGCCATCCCGTTTCCGACATTATCGCAAAAAAATACGGCTCAACGGTGATCAAGATTACCCGGGTCGGCACCTTCGGCGGGAAGATTCTTTCCTCCCGCAGCGCGATTACCAACCCGTCCGGGACGATTTGGGAAGCCCCCGATGCCCAGGAATACTTCGAAGTCGTCGAAGTTCCCTAA